A genomic region of Echeneis naucrates chromosome 24, fEcheNa1.1, whole genome shotgun sequence contains the following coding sequences:
- the wdr20b gene encoding WD repeat-containing protein 20 isoform X5, whose protein sequence is MAAEGGGKEMNEIKTQFTTREGVYKLLTHSEYSRPNRVPFNSQGSNPVKVSFVNVNDQSGNGDRICFNVGRELYFYIYKGVRKAADLSKPIDKRIYKGTQPTCHDFNPLTATAESVSLLVGFSAGQVQLIDPIKKETSKLFNEERLIDKSRVTCVRWVPGSESLFLVAHSSGSMYLYNVENTCGTTAPHYQLLKQGENYAVHTCKSKSARNPLLRWTVGEGSLNEFAFSPDGKFLACASQDGFLRVFGFDAAELHGTMKSYFGGLLCVCWSPDGRYIVAGGEDDLVTVWSFSDCRVIARGHGHKSWVSVVAFDHCTTSVEDGDPPAEFSGSDEDFHEQIHFGAGRERANSAHSRLSKRNSTDSRPVSVTYRFGSVGQDTQLCLWDLTEDILFPHLPLSRTRTHTNVMSATSPPATSNSSSSGIPANSLPSTLPRSNSLPHSSNPAGGSTPNSHTGNSSSSKGNSIIDSAFIATGVSKFATLSLHDSRKERHEKDHKRNHSMGHISSKSSDKLNQLSSSRTAKADAAKTLGTMLCPRMDEVPLLEPLVCKKIAHERLTVLIFLEDCLVTACQEGFVCTWARPGKVGLLSSQNNPANSPSGTVV, encoded by the exons ATGGCGGCGGAGGGAGGTGGGAAGGAGATGAACGAAATTAAAACTCAATTCACCACAAGGGAAGGCGTCTACAAACTCCTCACTCACTCCGAATACAGCCGCCCCAACAGGGTGCCTTTCAACTCGCAGGGCTCCAACCCCGTCAAGGTCTCCTTCGTCAATGTAAACGACCAGTCCGGCAACGGCGACAGGATCTGTTTCAATGTGGGCCGGGAACTGTACTTTTATATCTACAAAGGCGTGAGAAAG GCTGCTGATCTTAGTAAACCCATAGACAAGAGGATATATAAAGGAACACAGCCTACATGCCATGATTTCAATCCactcacagcaacagcagagagcGTTTCCCTCCTGGTGGGCTTCTCAGCAGGCCAGGTGCAGCTCATAGACCcaataaaaaaggaaaccagcAAACTCTTCAATGAAGAG AGACTCATAGACAAGTCAAGAGTAACATGTGTACGATGGGTTCCTGGTTCAGAGAGCCTGTTCCTGGTGGCTCACTCCAGTGGCAGTATGTACTTGTACAACGTGGAAAATACCTGCGGCACCACTGCACCTCACTACCAGCTCCTTAAACAAGGCGAAAATTATGCTGTGCACACCTGCAAGAGCAAGTCGGCTCGTAATCCATTACTACGCTGGACAGTGGGGGAAGGGTCACTTAATGAGTTTGCCTTCTCCCCTGATGGCAAGTTTCTGGCTTGTGCGAGCCAGGATGGCTTCCTGCGGGTATTTGGCTTTGACGCTGCAGAGCTCCATGGAACAATGAAGAGCTACTTTGGTGgcttactgtgtgtgtgctggagtcCAGATGGACGTTATATTGTGGCAGGCGGGGAGGACGACCTGGTGACAGTATGGTCATTTTCAGACTGCAGAGTGATTGCACGTGGACATGGTCATAAATCATGGGTGAGCGTAGTGGCATTTGACCACTGTACCACCAGTGTGGAGGATGGTGATCCCCCTGCTGAGTTCAGTGGTAGTGATGAGGACTTCCATGAGCAGATTCATTTTGGTGCAGGCAGAGAAAGAGCTAACAGCGCCCATTCTCGGCTTTCTAAGAGGAACTCTACAGACAGTAGGCCTGTTAGTGTGACCTACAGATTTGGCTCAGTGGGCCAAGATACTCAACTATGTCTGTGGGACCTGACGGAGGACATTCTCTTCCCTCACCTCCCATTGTCCCGCACAAGGACTCACACTAATGTTATGAGTGCCACAAGCCCTCCAGCCAC GAGCAATAGTAGCTCTAGTGGAATTCCAGCTAACTCCCTCCCCAGCACGCTGCCTCGGTCCAATAGCTTGCCACACTCCTCTAacccagcagggggcagcaccCCTAATAGCCACACAGGcaacagcagctcctccaaGGGCAACAGTATCATTGACAGTGCTTTCATTGCAACTGGAGTCAGCAAGTTTGCAACGCTATCTTTACATGACTCGCGCAAGGAGCGCCACGAGAAGGACCACAAACGAAACCACAGCATGGGTCACATTAGCAGCAAAAGCAGTGACAAGCTCAACCAGCTTAGCTCATCACGGACGGCAAAAGCTGACGCAGCTAAGACTCTGGGCACAATGCTGTGCCCACGCATGGATGAAGTGCCACTGCTTGAGCCACTAGTGTGCAAGAAGATTGCTCACGAGAGACTCACTGTGTTAATCTTCCTTGAGGACTGTCTGGTAACAGCCTGTCAGGAGGGTTTCGTTTGCACATGGGCTAGGCCTGGGAAAGTG GGATTGCTATCATCTCAAAACAACCCAGCCAACTCCCCCAGTGGAACAGTAGTATAG
- the wdr20b gene encoding WD repeat-containing protein 20 isoform X2, whose translation MAAEGGGKEMNEIKTQFTTREGVYKLLTHSEYSRPNRVPFNSQGSNPVKVSFVNVNDQSGNGDRICFNVGRELYFYIYKGVRKAADLSKPIDKRIYKGTQPTCHDFNPLTATAESVSLLVGFSAGQVQLIDPIKKETSKLFNEERLIDKSRVTCVRWVPGSESLFLVAHSSGSMYLYNVENTCGTTAPHYQLLKQGENYAVHTCKSKSARNPLLRWTVGEGSLNEFAFSPDGKFLACASQDGFLRVFGFDAAELHGTMKSYFGGLLCVCWSPDGRYIVAGGEDDLVTVWSFSDCRVIARGHGHKSWVSVVAFDHCTTSVEDGDPPAEFSGSDEDFHEQIHFGAGRERANSAHSRLSKRNSTDSRPVSVTYRFGSVGQDTQLCLWDLTEDILFPHLPLSRTRTHTNVMSATSPPATGQTTTTVSTTTTTTTTTTTTTTNPTNSLPSTLPRSNSLPHSSNPAGGSTPNSHTGNSSSSKGNSIIDSAFIATGVSKFATLSLHDSRKERHEKDHKRNHSMGHISSKSSDKLNQLSSSRTAKADAAKTLGTMLCPRMDEVPLLEPLVCKKIAHERLTVLIFLEDCLVTACQEGFVCTWARPGKVGLLSSQNNPANSPSGTVV comes from the exons ATGGCGGCGGAGGGAGGTGGGAAGGAGATGAACGAAATTAAAACTCAATTCACCACAAGGGAAGGCGTCTACAAACTCCTCACTCACTCCGAATACAGCCGCCCCAACAGGGTGCCTTTCAACTCGCAGGGCTCCAACCCCGTCAAGGTCTCCTTCGTCAATGTAAACGACCAGTCCGGCAACGGCGACAGGATCTGTTTCAATGTGGGCCGGGAACTGTACTTTTATATCTACAAAGGCGTGAGAAAG GCTGCTGATCTTAGTAAACCCATAGACAAGAGGATATATAAAGGAACACAGCCTACATGCCATGATTTCAATCCactcacagcaacagcagagagcGTTTCCCTCCTGGTGGGCTTCTCAGCAGGCCAGGTGCAGCTCATAGACCcaataaaaaaggaaaccagcAAACTCTTCAATGAAGAG AGACTCATAGACAAGTCAAGAGTAACATGTGTACGATGGGTTCCTGGTTCAGAGAGCCTGTTCCTGGTGGCTCACTCCAGTGGCAGTATGTACTTGTACAACGTGGAAAATACCTGCGGCACCACTGCACCTCACTACCAGCTCCTTAAACAAGGCGAAAATTATGCTGTGCACACCTGCAAGAGCAAGTCGGCTCGTAATCCATTACTACGCTGGACAGTGGGGGAAGGGTCACTTAATGAGTTTGCCTTCTCCCCTGATGGCAAGTTTCTGGCTTGTGCGAGCCAGGATGGCTTCCTGCGGGTATTTGGCTTTGACGCTGCAGAGCTCCATGGAACAATGAAGAGCTACTTTGGTGgcttactgtgtgtgtgctggagtcCAGATGGACGTTATATTGTGGCAGGCGGGGAGGACGACCTGGTGACAGTATGGTCATTTTCAGACTGCAGAGTGATTGCACGTGGACATGGTCATAAATCATGGGTGAGCGTAGTGGCATTTGACCACTGTACCACCAGTGTGGAGGATGGTGATCCCCCTGCTGAGTTCAGTGGTAGTGATGAGGACTTCCATGAGCAGATTCATTTTGGTGCAGGCAGAGAAAGAGCTAACAGCGCCCATTCTCGGCTTTCTAAGAGGAACTCTACAGACAGTAGGCCTGTTAGTGTGACCTACAGATTTGGCTCAGTGGGCCAAGATACTCAACTATGTCTGTGGGACCTGACGGAGGACATTCTCTTCCCTCACCTCCCATTGTCCCGCACAAGGACTCACACTAATGTTATGAGTGCCACAAGCCCTCCAGCCACAGGACAAACTACTACTACTGtatccaccaccaccaccaccaccaccactactacaacaacaactaccAATCCCA CTAACTCCCTCCCCAGCACGCTGCCTCGGTCCAATAGCTTGCCACACTCCTCTAacccagcagggggcagcaccCCTAATAGCCACACAGGcaacagcagctcctccaaGGGCAACAGTATCATTGACAGTGCTTTCATTGCAACTGGAGTCAGCAAGTTTGCAACGCTATCTTTACATGACTCGCGCAAGGAGCGCCACGAGAAGGACCACAAACGAAACCACAGCATGGGTCACATTAGCAGCAAAAGCAGTGACAAGCTCAACCAGCTTAGCTCATCACGGACGGCAAAAGCTGACGCAGCTAAGACTCTGGGCACAATGCTGTGCCCACGCATGGATGAAGTGCCACTGCTTGAGCCACTAGTGTGCAAGAAGATTGCTCACGAGAGACTCACTGTGTTAATCTTCCTTGAGGACTGTCTGGTAACAGCCTGTCAGGAGGGTTTCGTTTGCACATGGGCTAGGCCTGGGAAAGTG GGATTGCTATCATCTCAAAACAACCCAGCCAACTCCCCCAGTGGAACAGTAGTATAG
- the wdr20b gene encoding WD repeat-containing protein 20 isoform X3, which translates to MAAEGGGKEMNEIKTQFTTREGVYKLLTHSEYSRPNRVPFNSQGSNPVKVSFVNVNDQSGNGDRICFNVGRELYFYIYKGVRKAADLSKPIDKRIYKGTQPTCHDFNPLTATAESVSLLVGFSAGQVQLIDPIKKETSKLFNEELTSLSFLWSLCLSISPQRLIDKSRVTCVRWVPGSESLFLVAHSSGSMYLYNVENTCGTTAPHYQLLKQGENYAVHTCKSKSARNPLLRWTVGEGSLNEFAFSPDGKFLACASQDGFLRVFGFDAAELHGTMKSYFGGLLCVCWSPDGRYIVAGGEDDLVTVWSFSDCRVIARGHGHKSWVSVVAFDHCTTSVEDGDPPAEFSGSDEDFHEQIHFGAGRERANSAHSRLSKRNSTDSRPVSVTYRFGSVGQDTQLCLWDLTEDILFPHLPLSRTRTHTNVMSATSPPATSNSSSSGIPANSLPSTLPRSNSLPHSSNPAGGSTPNSHTGNSSSSKGNSIIDSAFIATGVSKFATLSLHDSRKERHEKDHKRNHSMGHISSKSSDKLNQLSSSRTAKADAAKTLGTMLCPRMDEVPLLEPLVCKKIAHERLTVLIFLEDCLVTACQEGFVCTWARPGKVGLLSSQNNPANSPSGTVV; encoded by the exons ATGGCGGCGGAGGGAGGTGGGAAGGAGATGAACGAAATTAAAACTCAATTCACCACAAGGGAAGGCGTCTACAAACTCCTCACTCACTCCGAATACAGCCGCCCCAACAGGGTGCCTTTCAACTCGCAGGGCTCCAACCCCGTCAAGGTCTCCTTCGTCAATGTAAACGACCAGTCCGGCAACGGCGACAGGATCTGTTTCAATGTGGGCCGGGAACTGTACTTTTATATCTACAAAGGCGTGAGAAAG GCTGCTGATCTTAGTAAACCCATAGACAAGAGGATATATAAAGGAACACAGCCTACATGCCATGATTTCAATCCactcacagcaacagcagagagcGTTTCCCTCCTGGTGGGCTTCTCAGCAGGCCAGGTGCAGCTCATAGACCcaataaaaaaggaaaccagcAAACTCTTCAATGAAGAG CTGACCTCACTCTCTTTTCTCTGGTCTCTTTGTTTGTCCATCTCCCCCCAGAGACTCATAGACAAGTCAAGAGTAACATGTGTACGATGGGTTCCTGGTTCAGAGAGCCTGTTCCTGGTGGCTCACTCCAGTGGCAGTATGTACTTGTACAACGTGGAAAATACCTGCGGCACCACTGCACCTCACTACCAGCTCCTTAAACAAGGCGAAAATTATGCTGTGCACACCTGCAAGAGCAAGTCGGCTCGTAATCCATTACTACGCTGGACAGTGGGGGAAGGGTCACTTAATGAGTTTGCCTTCTCCCCTGATGGCAAGTTTCTGGCTTGTGCGAGCCAGGATGGCTTCCTGCGGGTATTTGGCTTTGACGCTGCAGAGCTCCATGGAACAATGAAGAGCTACTTTGGTGgcttactgtgtgtgtgctggagtcCAGATGGACGTTATATTGTGGCAGGCGGGGAGGACGACCTGGTGACAGTATGGTCATTTTCAGACTGCAGAGTGATTGCACGTGGACATGGTCATAAATCATGGGTGAGCGTAGTGGCATTTGACCACTGTACCACCAGTGTGGAGGATGGTGATCCCCCTGCTGAGTTCAGTGGTAGTGATGAGGACTTCCATGAGCAGATTCATTTTGGTGCAGGCAGAGAAAGAGCTAACAGCGCCCATTCTCGGCTTTCTAAGAGGAACTCTACAGACAGTAGGCCTGTTAGTGTGACCTACAGATTTGGCTCAGTGGGCCAAGATACTCAACTATGTCTGTGGGACCTGACGGAGGACATTCTCTTCCCTCACCTCCCATTGTCCCGCACAAGGACTCACACTAATGTTATGAGTGCCACAAGCCCTCCAGCCAC GAGCAATAGTAGCTCTAGTGGAATTCCAGCTAACTCCCTCCCCAGCACGCTGCCTCGGTCCAATAGCTTGCCACACTCCTCTAacccagcagggggcagcaccCCTAATAGCCACACAGGcaacagcagctcctccaaGGGCAACAGTATCATTGACAGTGCTTTCATTGCAACTGGAGTCAGCAAGTTTGCAACGCTATCTTTACATGACTCGCGCAAGGAGCGCCACGAGAAGGACCACAAACGAAACCACAGCATGGGTCACATTAGCAGCAAAAGCAGTGACAAGCTCAACCAGCTTAGCTCATCACGGACGGCAAAAGCTGACGCAGCTAAGACTCTGGGCACAATGCTGTGCCCACGCATGGATGAAGTGCCACTGCTTGAGCCACTAGTGTGCAAGAAGATTGCTCACGAGAGACTCACTGTGTTAATCTTCCTTGAGGACTGTCTGGTAACAGCCTGTCAGGAGGGTTTCGTTTGCACATGGGCTAGGCCTGGGAAAGTG GGATTGCTATCATCTCAAAACAACCCAGCCAACTCCCCCAGTGGAACAGTAGTATAG
- the wdr20b gene encoding WD repeat-containing protein 20 isoform X1 translates to MAAEGGGKEMNEIKTQFTTREGVYKLLTHSEYSRPNRVPFNSQGSNPVKVSFVNVNDQSGNGDRICFNVGRELYFYIYKGVRKAADLSKPIDKRIYKGTQPTCHDFNPLTATAESVSLLVGFSAGQVQLIDPIKKETSKLFNEERLIDKSRVTCVRWVPGSESLFLVAHSSGSMYLYNVENTCGTTAPHYQLLKQGENYAVHTCKSKSARNPLLRWTVGEGSLNEFAFSPDGKFLACASQDGFLRVFGFDAAELHGTMKSYFGGLLCVCWSPDGRYIVAGGEDDLVTVWSFSDCRVIARGHGHKSWVSVVAFDHCTTSVEDGDPPAEFSGSDEDFHEQIHFGAGRERANSAHSRLSKRNSTDSRPVSVTYRFGSVGQDTQLCLWDLTEDILFPHLPLSRTRTHTNVMSATSPPATGQTTTTVSTTTTTTTTTTTTTTNPSGTNGKDNVSNSSSSGIPANSLPSTLPRSNSLPHSSNPAGGSTPNSHTGNSSSSKGNSIIDSAFIATGVSKFATLSLHDSRKERHEKDHKRNHSMGHISSKSSDKLNQLSSSRTAKADAAKTLGTMLCPRMDEVPLLEPLVCKKIAHERLTVLIFLEDCLVTACQEGFVCTWARPGKVGLLSSQNNPANSPSGTVV, encoded by the exons ATGGCGGCGGAGGGAGGTGGGAAGGAGATGAACGAAATTAAAACTCAATTCACCACAAGGGAAGGCGTCTACAAACTCCTCACTCACTCCGAATACAGCCGCCCCAACAGGGTGCCTTTCAACTCGCAGGGCTCCAACCCCGTCAAGGTCTCCTTCGTCAATGTAAACGACCAGTCCGGCAACGGCGACAGGATCTGTTTCAATGTGGGCCGGGAACTGTACTTTTATATCTACAAAGGCGTGAGAAAG GCTGCTGATCTTAGTAAACCCATAGACAAGAGGATATATAAAGGAACACAGCCTACATGCCATGATTTCAATCCactcacagcaacagcagagagcGTTTCCCTCCTGGTGGGCTTCTCAGCAGGCCAGGTGCAGCTCATAGACCcaataaaaaaggaaaccagcAAACTCTTCAATGAAGAG AGACTCATAGACAAGTCAAGAGTAACATGTGTACGATGGGTTCCTGGTTCAGAGAGCCTGTTCCTGGTGGCTCACTCCAGTGGCAGTATGTACTTGTACAACGTGGAAAATACCTGCGGCACCACTGCACCTCACTACCAGCTCCTTAAACAAGGCGAAAATTATGCTGTGCACACCTGCAAGAGCAAGTCGGCTCGTAATCCATTACTACGCTGGACAGTGGGGGAAGGGTCACTTAATGAGTTTGCCTTCTCCCCTGATGGCAAGTTTCTGGCTTGTGCGAGCCAGGATGGCTTCCTGCGGGTATTTGGCTTTGACGCTGCAGAGCTCCATGGAACAATGAAGAGCTACTTTGGTGgcttactgtgtgtgtgctggagtcCAGATGGACGTTATATTGTGGCAGGCGGGGAGGACGACCTGGTGACAGTATGGTCATTTTCAGACTGCAGAGTGATTGCACGTGGACATGGTCATAAATCATGGGTGAGCGTAGTGGCATTTGACCACTGTACCACCAGTGTGGAGGATGGTGATCCCCCTGCTGAGTTCAGTGGTAGTGATGAGGACTTCCATGAGCAGATTCATTTTGGTGCAGGCAGAGAAAGAGCTAACAGCGCCCATTCTCGGCTTTCTAAGAGGAACTCTACAGACAGTAGGCCTGTTAGTGTGACCTACAGATTTGGCTCAGTGGGCCAAGATACTCAACTATGTCTGTGGGACCTGACGGAGGACATTCTCTTCCCTCACCTCCCATTGTCCCGCACAAGGACTCACACTAATGTTATGAGTGCCACAAGCCCTCCAGCCACAGGACAAACTACTACTACTGtatccaccaccaccaccaccaccaccactactacaacaacaactaccAATCCCAGTGGCACCAATGGTAAAGACAATGTGAGCAATAGTAGCTCTAGTGGAATTCCAGCTAACTCCCTCCCCAGCACGCTGCCTCGGTCCAATAGCTTGCCACACTCCTCTAacccagcagggggcagcaccCCTAATAGCCACACAGGcaacagcagctcctccaaGGGCAACAGTATCATTGACAGTGCTTTCATTGCAACTGGAGTCAGCAAGTTTGCAACGCTATCTTTACATGACTCGCGCAAGGAGCGCCACGAGAAGGACCACAAACGAAACCACAGCATGGGTCACATTAGCAGCAAAAGCAGTGACAAGCTCAACCAGCTTAGCTCATCACGGACGGCAAAAGCTGACGCAGCTAAGACTCTGGGCACAATGCTGTGCCCACGCATGGATGAAGTGCCACTGCTTGAGCCACTAGTGTGCAAGAAGATTGCTCACGAGAGACTCACTGTGTTAATCTTCCTTGAGGACTGTCTGGTAACAGCCTGTCAGGAGGGTTTCGTTTGCACATGGGCTAGGCCTGGGAAAGTG GGATTGCTATCATCTCAAAACAACCCAGCCAACTCCCCCAGTGGAACAGTAGTATAG
- the wdr20b gene encoding WD repeat-containing protein 20 isoform X4 — translation MAAEGGGKEMNEIKTQFTTREGVYKLLTHSEYSRPNRVPFNSQGSNPVKVSFVNVNDQSGNGDRICFNVGRELYFYIYKGVRKAADLSKPIDKRIYKGTQPTCHDFNPLTATAESVSLLVGFSAGQVQLIDPIKKETSKLFNEERLIDKSRVTCVRWVPGSESLFLVAHSSGSMYLYNVENTCGTTAPHYQLLKQGENYAVHTCKSKSARNPLLRWTVGEGSLNEFAFSPDGKFLACASQDGFLRVFGFDAAELHGTMKSYFGGLLCVCWSPDGRYIVAGGEDDLVTVWSFSDCRVIARGHGHKSWVSVVAFDHCTTSVEDGDPPAEFSGSDEDFHEQIHFGAGRERANSAHSRLSKRNSTDSRPVSVTYRFGSVGQDTQLCLWDLTEDILFPHLPLSRTRTHTNVMSATSPPAGTNGKDNVSNSSSSGIPANSLPSTLPRSNSLPHSSNPAGGSTPNSHTGNSSSSKGNSIIDSAFIATGVSKFATLSLHDSRKERHEKDHKRNHSMGHISSKSSDKLNQLSSSRTAKADAAKTLGTMLCPRMDEVPLLEPLVCKKIAHERLTVLIFLEDCLVTACQEGFVCTWARPGKVGLLSSQNNPANSPSGTVV, via the exons ATGGCGGCGGAGGGAGGTGGGAAGGAGATGAACGAAATTAAAACTCAATTCACCACAAGGGAAGGCGTCTACAAACTCCTCACTCACTCCGAATACAGCCGCCCCAACAGGGTGCCTTTCAACTCGCAGGGCTCCAACCCCGTCAAGGTCTCCTTCGTCAATGTAAACGACCAGTCCGGCAACGGCGACAGGATCTGTTTCAATGTGGGCCGGGAACTGTACTTTTATATCTACAAAGGCGTGAGAAAG GCTGCTGATCTTAGTAAACCCATAGACAAGAGGATATATAAAGGAACACAGCCTACATGCCATGATTTCAATCCactcacagcaacagcagagagcGTTTCCCTCCTGGTGGGCTTCTCAGCAGGCCAGGTGCAGCTCATAGACCcaataaaaaaggaaaccagcAAACTCTTCAATGAAGAG AGACTCATAGACAAGTCAAGAGTAACATGTGTACGATGGGTTCCTGGTTCAGAGAGCCTGTTCCTGGTGGCTCACTCCAGTGGCAGTATGTACTTGTACAACGTGGAAAATACCTGCGGCACCACTGCACCTCACTACCAGCTCCTTAAACAAGGCGAAAATTATGCTGTGCACACCTGCAAGAGCAAGTCGGCTCGTAATCCATTACTACGCTGGACAGTGGGGGAAGGGTCACTTAATGAGTTTGCCTTCTCCCCTGATGGCAAGTTTCTGGCTTGTGCGAGCCAGGATGGCTTCCTGCGGGTATTTGGCTTTGACGCTGCAGAGCTCCATGGAACAATGAAGAGCTACTTTGGTGgcttactgtgtgtgtgctggagtcCAGATGGACGTTATATTGTGGCAGGCGGGGAGGACGACCTGGTGACAGTATGGTCATTTTCAGACTGCAGAGTGATTGCACGTGGACATGGTCATAAATCATGGGTGAGCGTAGTGGCATTTGACCACTGTACCACCAGTGTGGAGGATGGTGATCCCCCTGCTGAGTTCAGTGGTAGTGATGAGGACTTCCATGAGCAGATTCATTTTGGTGCAGGCAGAGAAAGAGCTAACAGCGCCCATTCTCGGCTTTCTAAGAGGAACTCTACAGACAGTAGGCCTGTTAGTGTGACCTACAGATTTGGCTCAGTGGGCCAAGATACTCAACTATGTCTGTGGGACCTGACGGAGGACATTCTCTTCCCTCACCTCCCATTGTCCCGCACAAGGACTCACACTAATGTTATGAGTGCCACAAGCCCTCCAGC TGGCACCAATGGTAAAGACAATGTGAGCAATAGTAGCTCTAGTGGAATTCCAGCTAACTCCCTCCCCAGCACGCTGCCTCGGTCCAATAGCTTGCCACACTCCTCTAacccagcagggggcagcaccCCTAATAGCCACACAGGcaacagcagctcctccaaGGGCAACAGTATCATTGACAGTGCTTTCATTGCAACTGGAGTCAGCAAGTTTGCAACGCTATCTTTACATGACTCGCGCAAGGAGCGCCACGAGAAGGACCACAAACGAAACCACAGCATGGGTCACATTAGCAGCAAAAGCAGTGACAAGCTCAACCAGCTTAGCTCATCACGGACGGCAAAAGCTGACGCAGCTAAGACTCTGGGCACAATGCTGTGCCCACGCATGGATGAAGTGCCACTGCTTGAGCCACTAGTGTGCAAGAAGATTGCTCACGAGAGACTCACTGTGTTAATCTTCCTTGAGGACTGTCTGGTAACAGCCTGTCAGGAGGGTTTCGTTTGCACATGGGCTAGGCCTGGGAAAGTG GGATTGCTATCATCTCAAAACAACCCAGCCAACTCCCCCAGTGGAACAGTAGTATAG
- the wdr20b gene encoding WD repeat-containing protein 20 isoform X7 gives MAAEGGGKEMNEIKTQFTTREGVYKLLTHSEYSRPNRVPFNSQGSNPVKVSFVNVNDQSGNGDRICFNVGRELYFYIYKGVRKAADLSKPIDKRIYKGTQPTCHDFNPLTATAESVSLLVGFSAGQVQLIDPIKKETSKLFNEEGLLSSQNNPANSPSGTVV, from the exons ATGGCGGCGGAGGGAGGTGGGAAGGAGATGAACGAAATTAAAACTCAATTCACCACAAGGGAAGGCGTCTACAAACTCCTCACTCACTCCGAATACAGCCGCCCCAACAGGGTGCCTTTCAACTCGCAGGGCTCCAACCCCGTCAAGGTCTCCTTCGTCAATGTAAACGACCAGTCCGGCAACGGCGACAGGATCTGTTTCAATGTGGGCCGGGAACTGTACTTTTATATCTACAAAGGCGTGAGAAAG GCTGCTGATCTTAGTAAACCCATAGACAAGAGGATATATAAAGGAACACAGCCTACATGCCATGATTTCAATCCactcacagcaacagcagagagcGTTTCCCTCCTGGTGGGCTTCTCAGCAGGCCAGGTGCAGCTCATAGACCcaataaaaaaggaaaccagcAAACTCTTCAATGAAGAG GGATTGCTATCATCTCAAAACAACCCAGCCAACTCCCCCAGTGGAACAGTAGTATAG